A region of Hoplias malabaricus isolate fHopMal1 chromosome 12, fHopMal1.hap1, whole genome shotgun sequence DNA encodes the following proteins:
- the gpr82 gene encoding probable G-protein coupled receptor 82, with protein MPDPWANTTHLAHIYGTYNNESKGCPLEPERYHVIVLPWLYLTLAILGFLANGLAFLDLWHSEWSPTVIFTLNLVVSDLMVCCSFPFWTAFYSNATKWLTDTVICSITMFVTVSFFYINLYCNMCFLLWTSINRYATVVQPRWAIFQAFRRPPFCKCICVVTWVIGIITICIPVGYKTSVSSTDQAHNTCFHHVVNTRIEQLNTLHGAGIGMFFFILGLMLVSYGLLIFHLQKVRGGSMVGAGFGPGGGLKVRRKILASVILFVACFLPYHVQRIRIILSEDRRDCDKQQQNMNIKNLTILVAALSSCLHPALHLTMRLPCCRVKRNTRTSPKPEITRSQVTPQIHATELTFNGKLE; from the exons ATGCCAGATCCCTGGGCTAACACAACTCATCTCGCTCACATTTATGGAACCTACAACAATGAAAG TAAAGGATGTCCACTGGAGCCTGAGAGGTACCATGTTATTGTTCTGCCCTGGCTCTATCTCACCCTGGCTATCCTGGGCTTCCTGGCCAATGGGCTTGCCTTTCTGGACCTCTGGCACTCTGAATGGTCTCCAACAGTCATTTTCACCTTAAACTTAGTTGTGTCGGACTTGATGGTCTGCTGCAGTTTCCCCTTCTGGACAGCCTTCTACAGCAATGCCACCAAATGGCTGACTGATACCGTCATCTGCTCGATTACAATGTTTGTTACCGTTTCCTTCTTTTACATCAACCTGTACTGTAACATGTGCTTCTTACTGTGGACTAGCATCAACCGCTACGCTACCGTGGTACAGCCTCGATGGGCAATTTTCCAAGCCTTCAGGAGGCCACCGTTCTGCAAGTGTATCTGTGTGGTCACCTGGGTGATAGGGATCATCACTATATGCATTCCTGTGGGATATAAAACCAGTGTAAGTTCTACAGATCAAGCACATAACACCTGCTTCCACCACGTGGTGAACACGAGAATAGAGCAACTCAACACTCTTCATGGTGCAGGTATCGGGATGTTCTTCTTCATCCTGGGTCTGATGCTGGTCAGTTACGGCCTGCTAATCTTCCACCTCCAGAAGGTGAGAGGGGGAAGCATGGTGGGTGCGGGATTTGGGCCTGGAGGAGGCCTGAAGGTCAGAAGGAAGATTTTGGCCTCTGTGATTCTGTTTGTGGCCTGTTTCTTGCCCTATCATGTGCAAAGGATCAGGATCATTTTGTCGGAGGACAGAAGAGACTGCGACAAGCAGCAACAGAATATGAACATCAAGAATCTCACCATCTTAGTGGCAGCACTGAGCAGCTGCTTGCATCCCGCACTGCACCTGACCATGCGCTTGCCCTGCTGCCGAGTCAAACGCAACACCAGAACCAGTCCAAAGCCTGAGATCACACGCAGCCAAGTCACACCTCAGATACACGCCACTGAACTGACCTTCAATGGTAAACTGGAATGA
- the gpr34b gene encoding probable G-protein coupled receptor 34b, translating into MAENCTNNSTPTIVRLTGTQNQVLLNCSLDGGTLGVLLAVSYSLFFLLGLVGNLLALWVFLRIHSKKNSVRVFLINLAVADLLLVVCLPFRIMYHANQDCWTLNPVLCRVVGNVFYMNMYISIVLLGLISIDRYLKLQRISTRQRFLRNRQSMFTCCLLWVISIAAILPLIVTKESTPPNKCFQYKHLRDAKWKGFFNLILVVVFWVIYCALVMSYGKIAMGLLRVSRDKPDLPNAAKYGRTARKSFFVLFLFTICFVPYHLVRIFYIISQITNVSCQWVELVDKTNEIALLFSAFNSCLDPVMYFLLCSSVRRAVREVLCKCLSLRASAGSSSSGNETGRNLKEQNTE; encoded by the coding sequence ATGGCAGAGAACTGCACCAACAACTCCACTCCTACAATAGTCAGATTGACAGGAACTCAAAATCAAGTTCTTCTGAACTGCAGTTTAGACGGCGGCACTCTGGGGGTCCTGCTGGCAGTCTCCTACTCGCTCTTCTTCCTGCTGGGCTTGGTTGGAAACCTTCTGGCTCTCTGGGTGTTCCTGCGTATACACTCCAAGAAGAATTCGGTGCGGGTTTTCCTCATCAacttggctgtggcagacttgCTCCTTGTGGTGTGTCTGCCTTTTCGGATCATGTATCATGCCAACCAAGACtgctggactctgaatccagtcctttgcagggtggtGGGCAATGTGTTCTACATGAACATGTACATAAGCATTGTCCTGCTGGGCCTTATTAGTATTGATCGCTACCTGAAGTTGCAAAGGATCTCAACCAGACAGAGGTTTCTCAGGAATAGACAGAGTATGTTCACTTGCTGCCTTCTCTGGGTGATATCAATTGCTGCAATATTACCATTAATTGTTACCAAGGAGAGCACACCACCCAATAAGTGTTTCCAGTACAAACATCTGCGAGATGCAAAATGGAAAGGCTTCTTCAACCTCATCTTGGTGGTTGTCTTTTGGGTGATCTACTGTGCCCTTGTAATGTCTTATGGGAAGATCGCCATGGGACTGCTTCGGGTTTCTCGGGATAAGCCTGACCTTCCCAACGCAGCCAAGTACGGCAGAACAGCTCGCAAGTCCTTCTtcgttctctttctcttcacCATCTGTTTTGTTCCCTACCACTTGGTGAGGATCTTCTACATCATCTCACAGATAACCAACGTCTCCTGCCAGTGGGTTGAGTTGGTGGACAAAACCAATGAGATTGCCCTGCTGTTCTCTGCCTTCAACAGCTGCCTTGATCCGGTCATGTACTTCTTGCTCTGCAGCTCAGTGCGTAGGGCTGTGCGGGAGGTGCTGTGTAAATGCCTCTCTCTGAGGGCCTCAGCAGGTTCCAGCAGCTCTGGTAATGAAACTGGGAGAAACCTCAAGGAGCAGAATACAGAGTGA